The Emcibacteraceae bacterium genome window below encodes:
- a CDS encoding tRNA-dihydrouridine synthase — translation MKKLNVKTGKTRLKNPLICGSGEHFIELDGIERALRAGAGAVVIKSTNESDAAKSQLEKTDYALLDSNFDKLPWDFNPPRDASLFNRSGLHPKPFDEWLEIAVKADKMAAEYDAYSIASLIPASLDQTIDYAKKIEQADIRILEVNVGAPHGDEAAKGAILLERQAAHIKEITLALRKAVNIPLWIKLTGQSQEIPAMAMAAKEAGADAVTLMGRYMAFIPDIHTQAPMLGTHAAYGGPWALPLTCHWLVKSREKVGKKYPLLATNGARSGHDIVRFMLAGASGVQMTSAIFSGGYGVITDAIRELQDYLNEKNMDAANLIGLAADRVKTYAEQENRKDYWRQFTPK, via the coding sequence ATGAAAAAGCTTAATGTCAAAACAGGAAAAACCCGCTTAAAAAACCCGCTTATCTGTGGTTCGGGTGAGCATTTCATCGAGCTTGACGGCATAGAACGCGCGCTCCGGGCCGGGGCCGGGGCCGTTGTCATAAAATCAACCAACGAATCCGACGCTGCCAAATCCCAGCTGGAAAAAACCGATTATGCCCTGCTCGACAGCAATTTTGATAAACTGCCCTGGGATTTTAACCCGCCGCGTGATGCATCACTATTCAATCGTTCCGGTCTTCACCCAAAACCGTTTGATGAATGGCTTGAAATTGCCGTGAAAGCCGACAAAATGGCCGCAGAATATGACGCCTATTCAATTGCCAGCCTAATCCCCGCTAGTCTTGATCAAACTATTGATTATGCTAAAAAAATAGAACAGGCGGACATTCGCATTCTTGAAGTCAATGTTGGCGCCCCACATGGTGATGAAGCGGCAAAAGGGGCAATCCTGCTGGAGCGGCAGGCAGCACATATAAAAGAAATCACCTTGGCTTTAAGGAAAGCGGTCAATATCCCGCTCTGGATCAAACTGACCGGACAAAGCCAGGAAATACCGGCAATGGCTATGGCTGCCAAGGAGGCTGGTGCCGATGCTGTCACCCTGATGGGGCGATATATGGCTTTTATCCCGGATATTCATACGCAGGCCCCCATGCTCGGCACACATGCTGCCTACGGCGGGCCGTGGGCATTACCGCTGACCTGTCACTGGCTGGTAAAATCACGGGAAAAAGTGGGTAAGAAATATCCGCTTCTGGCAACAAATGGTGCGAGATCGGGGCATGACATCGTCCGCTTTATGCTTGCTGGCGCCAGCGGCGTACAGATGACGAGTGCCATTTTCAGCGGCGGCTATGGTGTCATCACAGATGCCATAAGGGAGTTACAGGATTATCTCAATGAAAAAAATATGGATGCAGCCAACCTGATCGGACTTGCTGCTGACCGTGTAAAAACATATGCTGAACAGGAAAACAGAAAAGATTACTGGCGTCAGTTTACGCCCAAATAA